In Chlorocebus sabaeus isolate Y175 chromosome 11, mChlSab1.0.hap1, whole genome shotgun sequence, one DNA window encodes the following:
- the LOC140712867 gene encoding endogenous retrovirus group K member 19 Rec protein-like translates to MNPSEMQRKAPPRRWKHHSRAPLTRKVNQVVISEEQMKSPRTKKAELPIWAQLKKLTPLAGKSLASTKVTQTPENMLFAALMIVSTVTAGIPNSSKETVTIENEP, encoded by the exons atgaacccatcggagatgcaaagaaaagcgCCTCCACGGAGATGGAAACACCACAGTCGAGCACCATTGACTCGCAAGGTGAACCAAGTGgtgatatcagaagaacagatgaagtcGCCACGCACCAAGAAGGCGGAGCTGCCAATCTGGGCACAGTTAAAGAAGCTGACACCATTAGCTGGAAAAAGCCTAGCTAGCACAAAGGTGACACAAACCCCAGAAAATATGCTGTTTGCAGCTTTAATGATTGTATCAACGGTG ACTGCAGGTATACCCAACAGTTCCAAAGAGACAGTGACCATCGAGAACGAGCCATGA